In Thiospirochaeta perfilievii, a single window of DNA contains:
- a CDS encoding biotin transporter BioY, giving the protein MKTKDIVIIAASTFLVIIGAYISLPIGPVPIVLTNFFIVLIALLLGPKKSLIVISTYVLLGAIGLPVFSNGKGGLGHLVGLTGGFIFGFIPLMLISSLAYNRNLIIRIVAVLIGSITLYAVGIPWAMYVYNNVIAPVDNKPLWDFATTMKYCVTPFLIPDLIKIALAITFIQLFKGKVDPFLSNE; this is encoded by the coding sequence ATGAAGACAAAGGATATTGTTATAATAGCAGCTTCTACATTTTTAGTGATTATAGGAGCCTATATTTCACTACCTATAGGTCCTGTACCTATAGTATTAACTAACTTTTTTATAGTGTTAATAGCACTTTTACTAGGGCCCAAAAAATCTCTAATTGTAATATCAACCTACGTTTTATTAGGAGCAATAGGTCTACCTGTATTCTCCAATGGAAAGGGAGGCCTTGGTCATTTAGTAGGATTAACAGGAGGATTTATATTTGGTTTTATACCTTTAATGTTGATTTCATCCCTGGCATATAACAGAAATTTAATAATTAGAATAGTTGCGGTTTTAATAGGATCAATAACCCTATATGCTGTAGGTATTCCCTGGGCTATGTATGTATATAACAATGTAATAGCACCAGTGGATAATAAACCTCTGTGGGATTTTGCAACAACCATGAAGTACTGTGTAACACCTTTTCTAATACCAGACCTAATTAAAATAGCCCTTGCAATAACATTTATACAGCTATT
- a CDS encoding HTH domain-containing protein — MKVNSKTQIINILKQNPAPISGELLSSKIGISRTAIWKNINSLISQGYNIEKTNNGYQLIQEEDLLLPMEFKEDEELYIYKKSMNSTMFLARDLIHLGKAKNWSVVLTEEQESGISKDGSRFNSPLGGLYFTIIVKPNNLALKDVNLPPMAGVIAINEILSKELEIPIQSRWPFETWSNNIKISGILHDFSVISNKVSWVTVGIGIYTGFKIPRREILEKIKFRIKDLLSNPGQILPLYIKKLDIIGFNHTFLVKNIRYQGLVNKIDRLGTLELRTFDSSKNIYIGDSTQED; from the coding sequence ATGAAGGTTAACAGTAAAACACAGATTATAAATATTTTAAAACAGAATCCCGCTCCTATTTCTGGTGAGCTTTTAAGTAGTAAGATAGGAATATCTAGAACTGCTATATGGAAAAATATAAATAGCCTTATATCCCAAGGGTATAATATAGAGAAAACCAATAACGGTTATCAATTAATACAGGAGGAAGATCTTCTACTACCAATGGAGTTTAAAGAGGATGAGGAACTCTACATCTATAAAAAGAGTATGAACTCTACAATGTTCCTAGCTAGGGATCTAATCCATTTAGGTAAGGCTAAAAATTGGAGCGTGGTTTTAACCGAAGAGCAGGAGTCTGGAATAAGTAAGGATGGTAGTAGGTTTAACAGCCCCCTAGGAGGCCTCTACTTTACCATAATAGTAAAACCGAACAATCTAGCTCTAAAGGATGTAAACCTACCTCCTATGGCTGGGGTTATAGCTATAAATGAAATATTAAGTAAGGAGCTTGAAATCCCTATACAGAGTCGTTGGCCATTTGAGACATGGTCTAATAATATAAAAATATCAGGTATTTTACACGACTTTTCGGTAATTAGTAACAAGGTAAGTTGGGTAACAGTCGGAATTGGAATCTATACAGGTTTTAAAATTCCCAGAAGGGAGATACTAGAGAAAATTAAGTTTAGAATAAAGGATCTTCTATCAAATCCAGGTCAAATACTCCCCCTATATATAAAAAAGCTTGATATTATAGGTTTTAACCACACATTTTTGGTTAAAAATATTAGATACCAGGGATTAGTTAATAAAATAGACAGATTAGGAACATTGGAACTTAGAACATTTGATAGTTCAAAAAATATATATATTGGGGATTCAACCCAGGAGGATTAA